In Musa acuminata AAA Group cultivar baxijiao chromosome BXJ2-8, Cavendish_Baxijiao_AAA, whole genome shotgun sequence, one genomic interval encodes:
- the LOC103995591 gene encoding probable LRR receptor-like serine/threonine-protein kinase RKF3 isoform X2: MTIAVSDPLRLLFSAFCLLLLLDLSLSQNSSSCPLDFSVTQKFVSAAASSPNSSDSAHSCTYALQLLHLTLSQYLRTDSLFHPPVDAAAACWTAFQAALAPLFSAADPFDVRTGCGFRTEWIAQGCMNITSRQDFENVVPSAGISDMDRNCNQSFQTTPACTACTVSLNRVKAAYLPGPNQGNVSDCASYPAIYAGGAISRLGPSDGANAFCFFLLSPNTSAPSPSGGGSNTWIYGVAAGCFVLLLLAALAAWFWVRRYLNRRRKPSKPEVESSLALESISASTTLVKFRFDDIKRATKNFSRDNIIGRGGYGNVYKGVLADGTEVALKRFKNCSAAGDASFAHEVEVIASVRHVNLVALRGYCLATTQMEGHQRIIVCDLMRNGSLHDHLFGTGDHRLSWPLRQKIALGTARGLAYLHDGVQPAIIHRDIKASNILLDEMFEPKVADFGLARFAPEGMSHVSTRVAGTLGYVAPEYALYGQLTEKSDVYSFGVVLLELLSGKKAFVSMGEGQAFVLSDWAWSLVRRGRTMAVLEEGMEELGPTEVLEKFVLVAVLCTHPQLHARPKMDQIVKILETDLAVPSIPDRPISIVSNIEDIERSVSSSGSEKA; this comes from the exons ATGACGATCGCCGTCTCCGACCCCCTTCGTCTCCTCTTCAGCGCCTTCTGCTTGCTTCTCTTGCTGGATCTCTCCCTCTCCCAGAACTCCTCCTCCTGCCCCCTCGACTTCTCCGTGACCCAGAAGTTCGTCTCCGCCGCCGCTTCGTCCCCTAACTCTTCCGACTCTGCCCACAGCTGCACCTACGCCCTCCAGCTCCTCCACCTCACCCTCTCCCAGTACCTGCGTACCGACTCGCTGTTCCACCCCCCCGTcgacgccgccgccgcctgcTGGACGGCCTTCCAGGCCGCCCTCGCGCCGCTCTTCTCCGCGGCTGACCCCTTCGATGTCCGCACCGGATGCGGGTTCCGCACCGAGTGGATCGCCCAGGGGTGCATGAACATCACCTCCCGGCAGGATTTCGAGAACGTGGTGCCGTCCGCCGGCATCAGCGACATGGACCGCAACTGCAACCAGTCCTTCCAGACCACGCCCGCCTGCACCGCCTGCACCGTCAGCCTTAACCGCGTCAAGGCCGCCTACCTTCCCGGTCCTAACCAGGGGAATGTCTCCGACTGCGCCTCCTACCCCGCCATCTACGCCGGCGGCGCCATTAGCCGCTTGGGCCCCTCGGACGGCGCCAACGCCTTCTGCTTCTTCCTCCTCAGCCCCAACACGTCTGCCCCTTCCCCCTCCGGCGGCGGCTCCAACACTTGGATCTACGGCGTCGCCGCCGGCTGCTTCGTGCTCCTCCTGCTCGCCGCTCTCGCGGCTTGGTTCTGGGTCAGACGCTATCTGAATCGGCGGAGGAAGCCCTCGAAGCCGGAGGTCGAATCCTCGCTGGCACTGGAGTCGATCAGCGCGAGCACAACCCTAGTCAAGTTCAGATTCGACGACATCAAGCGGGCCACTAAGAACTTCTCCAGGGACAACATCATCGGCCGCGGAGGCTACGGCAACGTCTACAAGGGCGTGCTGGCCGACGGCACCGAGGTCGCGCTGAAGCGATTCAAGAACTGCTCGGCCGCAGGGGACGCGAGCTTCGCCCACGAGGTGGAGGTGATCGCGAGCGTCCGCCACGTGAACCTCGTTGCTCTGCGAGGCTACTGCCTCGCCACCACCCAGATGGAGGGGCACCAGCGGATCATCGTCTGCGACCTGATGCGGAATGGGAGCCTCCATGACCACCTTTTCGGCACAGGGGATCATCGGCTCAGTTGGCCCTTGCGGCAGAAGATCGCGCTTGGAACTGCCAGGGGATTGGCGTACCTGCACGACGGAGTTCAACCGGCCATAATCCACAGGGACATAAAGGCAAGCAACATTCTTTTGGATGAGATGTTTGAGCCCAAGGTAGCGGACTTTGGATTGGCGAGGTTTGCACCGGAGGGGATGTCACATGTGAGCACCAGGGTGGCTGGAACTCTTGGATATGTTGCTCCGGAATATGCCTTGTATGGACAATTGACTGAGAAGAGTGATGTGTACAGCTTTGGAGTTGTCTTACTGGAACTCCTCAGTGGAAAGAAGGCATTTGTTTCCATGGGTGAGGGACAAGCGTTTGTACTGAGCGACTGGGCTTGGTCATTGGTTCGAAGAGGGAGGACAATGGCTGTTCTTGAGGAGGGGATGGAGGAATTGGGGCCAACAGAAGTGTTGGAGAAGTTTGTACTTGTTGCTGTCCTTTGTACCCATCCTCAGTTGCATGCAAGGCCTAAGATGGATCAGATTGTGAAGATATTGGAGACTGATTTGGCAGTCCCTTCAATCCCAGACCGGCCAATCTCAATTGTGTCGAACATTGAGGATATTGAAAGATCTGTGAGCAGTAGTGGTTCAG AAAAAGCATGA
- the LOC103995591 gene encoding probable LRR receptor-like serine/threonine-protein kinase RKF3 isoform X1 codes for MTIAVSDPLRLLFSAFCLLLLLDLSLSQNSSSCPLDFSVTQKFVSAAASSPNSSDSAHSCTYALQLLHLTLSQYLRTDSLFHPPVDAAAACWTAFQAALAPLFSAADPFDVRTGCGFRTEWIAQGCMNITSRQDFENVVPSAGISDMDRNCNQSFQTTPACTACTVSLNRVKAAYLPGPNQGNVSDCASYPAIYAGGAISRLGPSDGANAFCFFLLSPNTSAPSPSGGGSNTWIYGVAAGCFVLLLLAALAAWFWVRRYLNRRRKPSKPEVESSLALESISASTTLVKFRFDDIKRATKNFSRDNIIGRGGYGNVYKGVLADGTEVALKRFKNCSAAGDASFAHEVEVIASVRHVNLVALRGYCLATTQMEGHQRIIVCDLMRNGSLHDHLFGTGDHRLSWPLRQKIALGTARGLAYLHDGVQPAIIHRDIKASNILLDEMFEPKVADFGLARFAPEGMSHVSTRVAGTLGYVAPEYALYGQLTEKSDVYSFGVVLLELLSGKKAFVSMGEGQAFVLSDWAWSLVRRGRTMAVLEEGMEELGPTEVLEKFVLVAVLCTHPQLHARPKMDQIVKILETDLAVPSIPDRPISIVSNIEDIERSVSSSGSGQLSSFAGYQPFAFGNDDVSSDDSEKA; via the coding sequence ATGACGATCGCCGTCTCCGACCCCCTTCGTCTCCTCTTCAGCGCCTTCTGCTTGCTTCTCTTGCTGGATCTCTCCCTCTCCCAGAACTCCTCCTCCTGCCCCCTCGACTTCTCCGTGACCCAGAAGTTCGTCTCCGCCGCCGCTTCGTCCCCTAACTCTTCCGACTCTGCCCACAGCTGCACCTACGCCCTCCAGCTCCTCCACCTCACCCTCTCCCAGTACCTGCGTACCGACTCGCTGTTCCACCCCCCCGTcgacgccgccgccgcctgcTGGACGGCCTTCCAGGCCGCCCTCGCGCCGCTCTTCTCCGCGGCTGACCCCTTCGATGTCCGCACCGGATGCGGGTTCCGCACCGAGTGGATCGCCCAGGGGTGCATGAACATCACCTCCCGGCAGGATTTCGAGAACGTGGTGCCGTCCGCCGGCATCAGCGACATGGACCGCAACTGCAACCAGTCCTTCCAGACCACGCCCGCCTGCACCGCCTGCACCGTCAGCCTTAACCGCGTCAAGGCCGCCTACCTTCCCGGTCCTAACCAGGGGAATGTCTCCGACTGCGCCTCCTACCCCGCCATCTACGCCGGCGGCGCCATTAGCCGCTTGGGCCCCTCGGACGGCGCCAACGCCTTCTGCTTCTTCCTCCTCAGCCCCAACACGTCTGCCCCTTCCCCCTCCGGCGGCGGCTCCAACACTTGGATCTACGGCGTCGCCGCCGGCTGCTTCGTGCTCCTCCTGCTCGCCGCTCTCGCGGCTTGGTTCTGGGTCAGACGCTATCTGAATCGGCGGAGGAAGCCCTCGAAGCCGGAGGTCGAATCCTCGCTGGCACTGGAGTCGATCAGCGCGAGCACAACCCTAGTCAAGTTCAGATTCGACGACATCAAGCGGGCCACTAAGAACTTCTCCAGGGACAACATCATCGGCCGCGGAGGCTACGGCAACGTCTACAAGGGCGTGCTGGCCGACGGCACCGAGGTCGCGCTGAAGCGATTCAAGAACTGCTCGGCCGCAGGGGACGCGAGCTTCGCCCACGAGGTGGAGGTGATCGCGAGCGTCCGCCACGTGAACCTCGTTGCTCTGCGAGGCTACTGCCTCGCCACCACCCAGATGGAGGGGCACCAGCGGATCATCGTCTGCGACCTGATGCGGAATGGGAGCCTCCATGACCACCTTTTCGGCACAGGGGATCATCGGCTCAGTTGGCCCTTGCGGCAGAAGATCGCGCTTGGAACTGCCAGGGGATTGGCGTACCTGCACGACGGAGTTCAACCGGCCATAATCCACAGGGACATAAAGGCAAGCAACATTCTTTTGGATGAGATGTTTGAGCCCAAGGTAGCGGACTTTGGATTGGCGAGGTTTGCACCGGAGGGGATGTCACATGTGAGCACCAGGGTGGCTGGAACTCTTGGATATGTTGCTCCGGAATATGCCTTGTATGGACAATTGACTGAGAAGAGTGATGTGTACAGCTTTGGAGTTGTCTTACTGGAACTCCTCAGTGGAAAGAAGGCATTTGTTTCCATGGGTGAGGGACAAGCGTTTGTACTGAGCGACTGGGCTTGGTCATTGGTTCGAAGAGGGAGGACAATGGCTGTTCTTGAGGAGGGGATGGAGGAATTGGGGCCAACAGAAGTGTTGGAGAAGTTTGTACTTGTTGCTGTCCTTTGTACCCATCCTCAGTTGCATGCAAGGCCTAAGATGGATCAGATTGTGAAGATATTGGAGACTGATTTGGCAGTCCCTTCAATCCCAGACCGGCCAATCTCAATTGTGTCGAACATTGAGGATATTGAAAGATCTGTGAGCAGTAGTGGTTCAGGTCAGTTATCTAGTTTTGCTGGGTACCAGCCATTTGCTTTCGGAAATGATGATGTTAGTTCTGATGATTCAGAAAAAGCATGA
- the LOC135620312 gene encoding phenylalanine--tRNA ligase, chloroplastic/mitochondrial-like, which produces MLIPRSSSCCARALRLSTHHHAIHMAVPSLLSSFCHLFPRGHGFKPFPQFLSSSCSASPLSSLSSVPSPKPNRRSKIPVAAALLEIGGVKITKDDVVRESDPTNNVPDNIFSKIGLQLHRRDNHPIGILKNAIYDYFDTNYASKFVKFDDLCPIVSVQQNFDEVLVPADHVSRSYNDTYYVNADTVLRCHTSAHQAELLREGHSHFLVTGDVYRRDSIDSTHYPVFHQMEGVCVFSPDEWKDSGTDATSYAAMDLKKCLEGLARHLFGAVEMRWVDTYFPFTNPSFELEIYFQENWMEVLGCGVTEQDILTRNGRKDSVAWAFGLGLERLAMVLFDIPDIRLFWSTDQRFTSQFSEGKLGVKFKPFSKFPPCYKDISFWISDSFTENNLCEVVRGVAGDLVEEVKLIDNFTNKKGMTSQCYRITYRSMERSLTDEEINQLQWNVREAVQGKLYVTLR; this is translated from the exons ATGCTTATCCCAAGGAGCAGCAGCTGCTGCGCCCGTGCGCTTCGTCTATCCACCCACCACCACGCCATCCACATGGCCGTCCCCTCCCTTCTCTCCTCCTTTTGCCATCTTTTCCCCCGCGGTCACGGTTTCAAACCCTTCCCCCAATTCCTCTCCTCTTCTTGCTCCGCTtcccctctctcttctctttcctcCGTCCCCTCCCCCAAGCCCAACAGGAGGTCCAAGATACCGGTCGCTGCTGCTCTGCTCGAGATCGGCGGCGTCAAGATCACCAAAGATG ACGTGGTGCGAGAGAGCGATCCCACGAACAATGTGCCTGACAATATCTTCTCCAAGATCGGTTTGCAGCTCCACCGGAGAGATAATCATCCGATTGGGATCTTGAAGAATGCCATCTATGATTACTTCGACACTAATTACGCGTCCAAGTTCGTCAAATTTGACGATCTTTGTCCCATTGTTTCCGTGCAGCAG AACTTCGATGAGGTTTTGGTGCCTGCTGATCATGTAAGCAGGAGTTATAATGATACATACTATGTTAATGCGGACACCGTCTTAAGGTGCCATACAAGTGCTCATCAGGCGGAGCTACTGAGGGAAGGACACAGCCATTTTCTTGTAACTGGGGATGTCTATCGTAGAGACtccattgattcaactcattatcCTGTGTTTCATCAG ATGGAAGGGGTTTGCGTCTTCTCTCCCGACGAGTGGAAGGATTCTGGAACTGATGCAACATCTTATGCGGCCATGGATTTGAAGAAATGTCTTGAGGGTTTGGCAAGGCATCTTTTTG GTGCTGTGGAGATGCGGTGGGTTGATACTTATTTTCCATTCACCAATCCATCATTTGAGTTAGAGATTTATTTTCAG GAGAATTGGATGGAAGTGTTAGGGTGTGGAGTGACTGAACAAGACATACTCACAAGAAATGGTAGGAAGGACTCTGTTGCATGGGCATTCGGGCTTGGGTTAGAAAGACTTGCGATGGTTCTCTTTGATATACCAGATATTAGGCTTTTCTGGTCCACAGATCAGCGGTTTACATCACAA TTCTCAGAGGGCAAGCTTGGTGTTAAGTTCAAACCATTTTCCAAG TTTCCTCCCTGTTATAAGGATATTAGTTTTTGGATCAGTGATTCCTTCACCGAGAACAACTTATGTGAAGTTGTTCGAGGAGTTGCCGGTGATCTTGTAGAGGAG GTGAAGTTGATCGACAATTTCACCAACAAGAAGGGTATGACTAGCCAGTGTTATAGAATCACATACAGGTCGATGGAACGATCACTTACAGACGAGGAGATAAACCAGTTGCAG TGGAATGTCAGGGAAGCAGTGCAGGGCAAGTTGTATGTCACACTAAGATAA